A single genomic interval of Hemibagrus wyckioides isolate EC202008001 linkage group LG13, SWU_Hwy_1.0, whole genome shotgun sequence harbors:
- the lzts2b gene encoding leucine zipper putative tumor suppressor 2 homolog isoform X1, with translation MALVQSLPVTTDHQPSGLESRRQRSSPVSPPSLGGMGSVSSMIPSHTAYHGRNNLEVTAQLRRGTPGSGRLLSDSSHEGIFASQTPSSKRKAIAARGKGIGGRSYSHEDLITDWNDNWLDSGHSGGEMGVDGPPKLVPVSGQLERNVQQAIIRPTAFKPVVPKSRNAMQYLSPRRGGGLSGSQGNLSVLSPEQDAVSSVTTERRSSYSGARNGLFSQSFTMTDSGRNSLTNLNAYSGPVYSLNQTETSKPVLSHGHSNSDSGRSSSSKSTGSLGSRSQPGISDMGSGGPSPPPIEAYEAIVRDLEEKLRERELELRHLRENLDENEVAICQVYEEKQKRSELEMEELRQSCATKMQKASQKAQRAQQLLQFQIFQLQQEKKKLQDDFAQILQQRERLEERCASFEREHTQLGPRLEETKWEVCQKTGEISLLKQQLKDLQADLSQRVGEVVTLRGQMREVRAELQNSQSQLQEAHTQTRTRALELEVCENELQRRKSENELLREKMRRLEEESMRLRQALNEYAEASPLMQESGYRGGAGGGASIEEQRLASEGEEVKGQRESSRQQVERLKGELARQRQLVEDQAAAFENERHCWEEEKDKVIRYQKQLQQNYVQMYRRNRELEAALRELSLELEKREQDDESSGNEVTFDDVAATEI, from the exons ATGGCATTGGTCCAGTCCCTTCCAGTGACTACTGACCACCAACCTTCAGGTCTAGAGAGCCGTAGACAACGTTCCTCTCCTGTTTCACCACCATCTCTAGGGGGCATGGGCTCTGTAAGCAGTATGATCCCCAGCCACACCGCATACCACGGCCGGAACAACCTAGAGGTCACGGCTCAGCTCCGCCGTGGTACGCCGGGCTCAGGGCGACTCCTCTCTGATTCCTCTCATGAAGGAATTTTTGCAAGTCAAACACCATCCAGTAAGAGGAAGGCCATAGCAGCTCGAGGGAAAGGAATTGGCGGGCGATCATATTCACATGAAGATCTGATCACTGATTGGAATGACAACTGGTTGGATTCAGGTCATAGTGGAGGGGAGATGGGTGTGGATGGGCCTCCTAAACTGGTGCCTGTTTCTGGGCAGTTAGAGAGG AATGTACAGCAGGCAATCATCCGACCAACAGCTTTCAAGCCTGTCGTGCCAAAGAGCCGAAATGCTATGCAGTATCTCTCACCACGCCGAGGTGGAGGCTTATCGGGAAGCCAGGGAAACCTCAGTGTACTCTCTCCAGAACAAGATGCTGTCAGCTCAGTAACCACAGAAAGACGCAGCTCTTACAGTGGAGCTCGAAATGGCTTGTTCAGTCAGTCCTTCACTATGACGGACTCGGGGAGGAACTCTTTAACCAACTTGAATGCATACAGTGGCCCTGTTTATAGTTTAAACCAAACAGAAACAAGCAAGCCTGTGCTTAGCCATGGACACTCCAATTCAGACAGTGGGCGGTCATCTTCTAGCAAAAGCACAGGGTCTCTTGGAAGTCGCAGTCAACCGGGTATATCAGACATGGGATCAGGCGGACCTTCTCCTCCACCGATTGAGGCTTATGAGGCCATTGTGAGAGACTTGGAGgaaaaattgagagagagagagctggagctACGGCACCTGAGAGAAAACCTGGATGAGAATGAGGTGGCTATCTGTCAG GTGTATGAAGAGAAGCAGAAACGCAGTGAGCTAGAGATGGAAGAATTGCGACAGAGCTGTGCCACTAAAATGCAGAAGGCATCACAGAAGGCCCAGCGGGCCCAGCAGCTCCTTCAGTTCCAGATATTTCAGCTTCAGCAGGAGAAAAAGAAACTACAAGATGACTTTGCACAAATCCTGCAGCAACGTGAGCGACTTGAGGAACGCTGTGCCTCCTTCGAAAGGGAACATACACAACTGGGACCAAGACTGGAGGAGACCAAATGGGAG GTGTGTCAGAAGACAGGTGAGATCTCTTTGCTAAAACAGCAGCTGAAGGACTTGCAGGCAGACTTGTCTCAGCGAGTGGGAGAGGTGGTGACACTACGAGGGCAGATGCGGGAGGTGCGGGCTGAGCTTCAGAATAGCCAGAGCCAACTGCAGGAGgcacacacgcaaacacgcaCTCGAGCCCTCGAGCTGGAGGTGTGTGAGAACGAGCTGCAACGGCGCAAGAGCGAGAACGAGCTGCTGCGAGAAAAAATGAGACGTCTGGAGGAGGAGTCGATGCGGCTCCGGCAGGCTTTGAACGAATATGCTGAGGCTTCACCTCTCATGCAGGAATCAGGCTACAGAGGAGGAGCAGGTGGTGGTGCAAGTATTGAGGAACAAAGGCTGGCAAGTGAGGGTgaagaggtcaaaggtcaacgTGAAAGTTCCAGGCAGCAGGTGGAGAGGCTGAAAGGTGAGCTGGCTCGCCAGAGGCAGCTGGTCGAGGATCAGGCGGCGGCCTTTGAGAATGAGCGCCACTGCTGGGAAGAAGAGAAGGACAAAGTGATTCGTTATCAAAAGCAGCTGCAGCAGAACTATGTTCAGATGTACCGGCGCAACCGTGAGCTCGAGGCAGCCCTGCGCGAGCTCAGCCTTGAGTTGGAGAAACGGGAGCAAGACGATGAGAGCAGCGGCAATGAGGTCACCTTTGACGATGTTGCTGCAACTGAGATATAA
- the lzts2b gene encoding leucine zipper putative tumor suppressor 2 homolog isoform X2 translates to MALVQSLPVTTDHQPSGLESRRQRSSPVSPPSLGGMGSVSSMIPSHTAYHGRNNLEVTAQLRRGTPGSGRLLSDSSHEGIFASQTPSSKRKAIAARGKGIGGRSYSHEDLITDWNDNWLDSGHSGGEMGVDGPPKLVPVSGQLERNVQQAIIRPTAFKPVVPKSRNAMQYLSPRRGGGLSGSQGNLSVLSPEQDAVSSVTTERRSSYSGARNGLFSQSFTMTDSGRNSLTNLNAYSGPVYSLNQTETSKPVLSHGHSNSDSGRSSSSKSTGSLGSRSQPGISDMGSGGPSPPPIEAYEAIVRDLEEKLRERELELRHLRENLDENEVYEEKQKRSELEMEELRQSCATKMQKASQKAQRAQQLLQFQIFQLQQEKKKLQDDFAQILQQRERLEERCASFEREHTQLGPRLEETKWEVCQKTGEISLLKQQLKDLQADLSQRVGEVVTLRGQMREVRAELQNSQSQLQEAHTQTRTRALELEVCENELQRRKSENELLREKMRRLEEESMRLRQALNEYAEASPLMQESGYRGGAGGGASIEEQRLASEGEEVKGQRESSRQQVERLKGELARQRQLVEDQAAAFENERHCWEEEKDKVIRYQKQLQQNYVQMYRRNRELEAALRELSLELEKREQDDESSGNEVTFDDVAATEI, encoded by the exons ATGGCATTGGTCCAGTCCCTTCCAGTGACTACTGACCACCAACCTTCAGGTCTAGAGAGCCGTAGACAACGTTCCTCTCCTGTTTCACCACCATCTCTAGGGGGCATGGGCTCTGTAAGCAGTATGATCCCCAGCCACACCGCATACCACGGCCGGAACAACCTAGAGGTCACGGCTCAGCTCCGCCGTGGTACGCCGGGCTCAGGGCGACTCCTCTCTGATTCCTCTCATGAAGGAATTTTTGCAAGTCAAACACCATCCAGTAAGAGGAAGGCCATAGCAGCTCGAGGGAAAGGAATTGGCGGGCGATCATATTCACATGAAGATCTGATCACTGATTGGAATGACAACTGGTTGGATTCAGGTCATAGTGGAGGGGAGATGGGTGTGGATGGGCCTCCTAAACTGGTGCCTGTTTCTGGGCAGTTAGAGAGG AATGTACAGCAGGCAATCATCCGACCAACAGCTTTCAAGCCTGTCGTGCCAAAGAGCCGAAATGCTATGCAGTATCTCTCACCACGCCGAGGTGGAGGCTTATCGGGAAGCCAGGGAAACCTCAGTGTACTCTCTCCAGAACAAGATGCTGTCAGCTCAGTAACCACAGAAAGACGCAGCTCTTACAGTGGAGCTCGAAATGGCTTGTTCAGTCAGTCCTTCACTATGACGGACTCGGGGAGGAACTCTTTAACCAACTTGAATGCATACAGTGGCCCTGTTTATAGTTTAAACCAAACAGAAACAAGCAAGCCTGTGCTTAGCCATGGACACTCCAATTCAGACAGTGGGCGGTCATCTTCTAGCAAAAGCACAGGGTCTCTTGGAAGTCGCAGTCAACCGGGTATATCAGACATGGGATCAGGCGGACCTTCTCCTCCACCGATTGAGGCTTATGAGGCCATTGTGAGAGACTTGGAGgaaaaattgagagagagagagctggagctACGGCACCTGAGAGAAAACCTGGATGAGAATGAG GTGTATGAAGAGAAGCAGAAACGCAGTGAGCTAGAGATGGAAGAATTGCGACAGAGCTGTGCCACTAAAATGCAGAAGGCATCACAGAAGGCCCAGCGGGCCCAGCAGCTCCTTCAGTTCCAGATATTTCAGCTTCAGCAGGAGAAAAAGAAACTACAAGATGACTTTGCACAAATCCTGCAGCAACGTGAGCGACTTGAGGAACGCTGTGCCTCCTTCGAAAGGGAACATACACAACTGGGACCAAGACTGGAGGAGACCAAATGGGAG GTGTGTCAGAAGACAGGTGAGATCTCTTTGCTAAAACAGCAGCTGAAGGACTTGCAGGCAGACTTGTCTCAGCGAGTGGGAGAGGTGGTGACACTACGAGGGCAGATGCGGGAGGTGCGGGCTGAGCTTCAGAATAGCCAGAGCCAACTGCAGGAGgcacacacgcaaacacgcaCTCGAGCCCTCGAGCTGGAGGTGTGTGAGAACGAGCTGCAACGGCGCAAGAGCGAGAACGAGCTGCTGCGAGAAAAAATGAGACGTCTGGAGGAGGAGTCGATGCGGCTCCGGCAGGCTTTGAACGAATATGCTGAGGCTTCACCTCTCATGCAGGAATCAGGCTACAGAGGAGGAGCAGGTGGTGGTGCAAGTATTGAGGAACAAAGGCTGGCAAGTGAGGGTgaagaggtcaaaggtcaacgTGAAAGTTCCAGGCAGCAGGTGGAGAGGCTGAAAGGTGAGCTGGCTCGCCAGAGGCAGCTGGTCGAGGATCAGGCGGCGGCCTTTGAGAATGAGCGCCACTGCTGGGAAGAAGAGAAGGACAAAGTGATTCGTTATCAAAAGCAGCTGCAGCAGAACTATGTTCAGATGTACCGGCGCAACCGTGAGCTCGAGGCAGCCCTGCGCGAGCTCAGCCTTGAGTTGGAGAAACGGGAGCAAGACGATGAGAGCAGCGGCAATGAGGTCACCTTTGACGATGTTGCTGCAACTGAGATATAA